The following are encoded together in the Daucus carota subsp. sativus chromosome 5, DH1 v3.0, whole genome shotgun sequence genome:
- the LOC108221217 gene encoding uncharacterized protein LOC108221217, translated as MEFTKVYHFLCVKGLLVKCSEAGNLAARHMLGKVILLSSTHLLFSETKSKILDVSNFDIPTVNCWIRDAYVPLHNMKVCSFMSYFFKVSSPKRLVHHQVVKFFLLNGSHHDFVEMAPFLKYYVMFFTKFTGGHCRLINSIELLARTASRVRTMEKLTKTKESLNGYIRGLGEFIEMTTEEIADRIPEDTSGKVMDYLHLQNFYLQKCTTDGVDQLVAMTDANFVEALRDDVLNLLYDANIELSKIRAATVGQFENKFE; from the exons atggaatTTACCAAGGTTTACCATTTCCTATGTGTCAAAGGCTTACTCGTCAAATGTTCTGAAGCTGGTAATCTGGCTGCTCGGCATATGCTTGGAAAG GTAATACTGTTGAGCTCTACTCATCTGTTGTTCAGTGAAACGAAAAGTAAAATACTTGATGTCAgcaattttgatattccgacGGTTAATTGTTGGATTCGTGACGCGTATGTTCCCTTGCATAACATGAAAGTCTGTTCTTTTATGAGCTACTTTTTTAAGGTCTCTTCACCAAAAAGACTAGTCCACCACCAAGTTGTGAAGTTTTTCTTGCTCAATGGCAGTCATCATGACTTTGTTGAAATGGCTCCGTTCCTAAAGTATTATGTTATGTTCTTCACCAAATTTACCGGAGGCCATTGCCGCCTCATCAACTCCATCGAGTTACTTGCACGGACTGCCTCTCGTGTCAGAACAATGGAGAAACTGACCAAGACAAAAGAATCGCTTAATGGCTACATTAGGGGCTTGGGAGAATTCATAGAAATGACAACCGAAGAAATAGCTGATAGAATTCCTGAAGACACTTCTGGTAAGGTTATGGATTATCTTCACCTTCAAAATTTTTACCTCCAGAAATGTACTACAGATGGCGTGGATCAGCTAGTAGCCATGACTGACGCAAATTTTGTGGAGGCTCTGAGAGACGATGTGCTCAACCTACTTTATGACGCAAACATTGAGTTGAGTAAAATTCGAGCTGCGACAGTTGGTCAATTTGAAAACAAGTTTGAATAG
- the LOC108223236 gene encoding transcription factor PIF7, which produces MSKFEFSELTWENGYLATHELGGIFPAAPTKSNWGRRDDTLESIVHHATSHGQGITPDQAAQQHISVAHREKPVIVASSDGKWGENLSQVEMALGFPRKRDWTEYSNQCERNFNSSNQEGGEPGACASASATFCRNKDNTMMTWASSESPQTLKSKSAEDSAFLDDRTDKASMLDEVIAYLKQLQAQVHMMSMRNNIPQMMMPLGMQQQQQLQLQQQHLQMSLLARMGMGFGLGMNTGMLDMSTLAQCFSPLIHQNSATPATPSLVTQPFVSPPTMKRHISPEATPTQGASNTSVPFNDPYCAFLAQSMNMELYNKMTAYHQQVNQAAQALHGDKKSNQLQGE; this is translated from the exons AT GTCGAAGTTTGAATTTTCTGAGCTAACATGGGAGAATGGGTACCTTGCCACGCATGAGCTTGGCGGGATATTTCCTGCAGCACCAACAAAGTCCAATTGGGGAAGGAGGGACGACACGCTAGAGTCCATCGTTCATCATGCTACAAGCCACGGGCAAGGCATAACACCAGACCAAGCTGCACAGCAACATATTAGTGTGGCACATAGGGAGAAACCAGTTATTGTTGCATCCTCAGATGGGAAATGGGGAGAGAATTTAAGTCAGGTAGAAATGGCTCTAGGGTTCCCAAGAAAAAGAGACTGGACAGAGTACTCCAACCAATGTGAAAGAAACTTTAACAGTAGCAACCAAGAAGGTGGAGAACCAGGTGCATGTGCCAGTGCTAGTGCAACATTTTGCAGGAATAAGGACAATACTATGATGACATGGGCTTCTTCTGAATCTCCTCAGACCCTTAAAAGTAAATCTGCTGAAGATTCAGCTTTTCTAGACGACAGG ACGGACAAAGCTTCAATGCTTGATGAAGTGATTGCGTACTTAAAGCAACTTCAAGCACAGGTTCATATGATGAGTATGAGAAACAATATTCCCCAGATGATGATGCCTCTGGGAATGCAGCAGCAACAACAATTACAATTACAGCAGCAGCATCTACAGATGTCTCTCCTAGCACGCATGGGAATGGGCTTCGGACTAGGAATGAATACAGGAATGCTCGACATGAGTACCCTGGCTCAGTGTTTCTCTCCCCTGATTCACCAAAATTCTGCCACTCCTGCAACTCCCAGTTTAGTAACACAGCCATTTGTGTCACCGCCAACGATGAAGAGGCACATTTCACCAGAAGCAACTCCTACTCAAGGAGCTTCAAACACTTCTGTACCATTCAATGATCCATATTGTGCATTTCTAGCTCAA TCTATGAATATGGAACTTTATAACAAGATGACAGCTTATCATCAACAAGTCAATCAGGCTGCTCAGGCATTGCACGGCGATAAAAAGTCCAATCAACTTCAAGGGGAATGA
- the LOC108221216 gene encoding uncharacterized protein LOC108221216, with the protein MTSDRSWVGHSRYNELKYITEEYKNGVDSFLKFACDNLKDEDEGLMRCPCQKCKNRYFKDPSGVKVDVYLHGIMQWYTKWDLHGEKDMPRVEVGMSSGCNDDDDMNDAHSMLRDFAYANRYFENFEEEPNADAKEFYASEPIYPYNKDYTRLSFVNKLLHFKNKHHCSNNGFDELLSLIGSVLPDGHKLPRSYYEVRKMISGLHMGYEKIDTCENDCMLFYKEDINKTHCDICYTSRYKEQKDPKKKKIARKILRYFSLTQRLQCLFMAEKTAECMRWHHNRVVVEGQLSHPADGDKWKQFDSRFPHFSKEIRNVRLGLSTDGFDPFRDAHAREYTIWPVVVVVYNLPPSMCTKAPYMFMPLLIPGPSDPTKDLHVYLRPLIDELKLLWHTGVETYDRFSCTNFMMKAALMWTISDFPALAMLSGWSTKGKLSCPVCIGEVKATQLKHGGKPSFYGTARYFLDQDDPLRRSTKFGRTKVLSVTYRHSGIIAKTMCEQIQFPNSGKTSWRKPRDHGVTHNWTHLSPFFELPYWETLRLRHCIDVMHTEKNIFDNIFCTLTGISGQF; encoded by the coding sequence ATGACATCCGATCGTAGTTGGGTTGGTCATAGTCGATACAATGAGTTGAAATATATAACGGAAGAATACAAGAATGGTGTGGATAGTTTTCTTAAATTTGCTTGTGATAATCttaaagatgaagatgaaggccTTATGAGATGTCCATGTCAAAAGTGTAAAAATAGGTATTTCAAAGATCCTAGTGGTGTGAAAGTTGATGTGTATCTTCATGGGATTATGCAATGGTATACCAAGTGGGATTTACACGGGGAGAAAGATATGCCCCGAGTTGAAGTTGGAATGAGTTCCGGttgtaatgatgatgatgacatgaATGATGCTCATAGCATGCTAAGAGATTTTGCATATGCAAATAGATATTTTGAGAATTTTGAGGAGGAACCAAATGCCGATGCCAAAGAATTTTATGCCTCCGAACCAATCTATCCATATAACAAGGATTACACAAGATTGTCATTTGTAAACAAGCTACTACATTTCAAGAACAAGCATCATTGTAGTAATAATGGCTTCGATGAGTTACTTAGTCTTATTGGATCGGTGTTACCTGATGGTCACAAACTTCCCAGAAGCTATTATGAGGTGCGAAAGATGATATCGGGATTGCATATGGGATATGAAAAAATTGATACTTGTGAAAATGATTGCATGTTATTTTACAAGGAAGACATCAACAAGACACATTGTGACATATGTTATACAAGCCGATACAAGGAACAAAAGGatccaaagaagaagaagattgcACGAAAGATCTTGCGCTACTTTTCTCTCACCCAAAGGTTGCAATGCTTGTTTATGGCTGAGAAGACAGCTGAGTGTATGAGGTGGCACCATAACAGAGTTGTAGTTGAAGGCCAATTATCTCACCCGGCAGATGGTGATAAGTGGAAGCAGTTTGATAGTAGATTCCCGCACTTTTCAAAGGAGATTCGAAATGTTAGACTTGGCCTTTCCACTGATGGATTTGACCCATTTCGTGATGCACATGCAAGGGAATATACAATCTGGCCTGTGGTGGTTGTTGTGTACAACCTTCCTCCATCTATGTGCACGAAGGCTCCGTACATGTTCATGCCTCTTCTCATTCCTGGACCGAGTGATCCTACAAAAGATCTTCATGTTTATCTTCGACCACTGATTGATGAATTGAAATTATTGTGGCACACCGGGGTGGAAACATATGATAGATTCTCATGTACCAATTTTATGATGAAGGCAGCACTAATGTGGACAATCAGTGACTTTCCTGCACTTGCCATGCTTAGTGGATGGTCAACTAAAGGCAAGTTGTCTTGTCCAGTTTGTATCGGAGAAGTTAAAGCCACTCAACTAAAACATGGTGGTAAACCTAGCTTTTATGGCACTGCTCGATATTTCTTAGACCAAGATGATCCACTTAGACGGAGTACAAAGTTCGGAAGAACTAAGGTACTATCAGTCACATATCGACATTCTGGAATAATAGCAAAGACAATGTGCGAGCAGATACAGTTTCCCAATTCGGGAAAGACATCTTGGAGAAAACCCAGGGATCATGGTGTGACACATAATTGGACTCACCTTTCGCCATTTTTTGAGCTCCCGTATTGGGAGACACTTAGACTTCGTCATTGCATTGATGTCATGCACactgagaaaaatatttttgacaaCATATTTTGCACATTGACTGGCATTTCCGGTCAGTTTTAG